One genomic window of Polyangium aurulentum includes the following:
- a CDS encoding transposase, whose protein sequence is MRSSATRQVAKLRAELARRAHPRHDLTDAQWEKVAPIVSRPPKQRLGRISAERAIINAIRWIQRTGASWEAMPDRYPPRSTCKAHFLAWKLDGTWARVCRVLALPPRVPSALPTPRAREPRRSS, encoded by the coding sequence ATGAGATCATCGGCGACCCGGCAGGTCGCCAAGCTTCGTGCGGAGCTCGCGAGAAGGGCCCATCCGCGGCACGACCTTACCGATGCGCAATGGGAGAAGGTGGCGCCCATCGTGTCGCGCCCGCCAAAGCAGAGATTGGGGCGGATTTCAGCAGAGAGGGCCATCATCAACGCCATTCGATGGATCCAGCGAACGGGTGCCTCGTGGGAAGCGATGCCGGATCGGTATCCGCCGCGTTCGACGTGCAAGGCGCACTTCCTCGCGTGGAAGCTGGATGGCACGTGGGCGAGGGTTTGTCGGGTGCTGGCCTTGCCACCCAGGGTGCCCTCGGCGCTTCCAACGCCTCGGGCACGAGAACCACGCAGATCCTCTTGA
- a CDS encoding helix-turn-helix transcriptional regulator: protein MTAASLSSPRSELGHFLRTRRARLRPSDVGLPEGARRRTPGLRREEVAQLADVGVSWYTWLEQGRDIHVSEPFLERLAQALRLTPSERAHLFALAQGRPAASPLIAPAGVSEALQRVLDVHPFPALVATMRWDYLAWNTAAVRLYGDFSKLTPALRNGLWRLFADPDRRRMIPAWEQIARASVQRFRLDAARSADRSAFDELAAALSRVSPEFARWWGDHDVVEVGEGSKELIHSDVGLVRFEYVTLTQAEPDGRVLRVTFYSPQAGDSEERTRRLFGADHTEVREDRGLKKP, encoded by the coding sequence GTGACCGCCGCGTCCCTGTCGTCTCCGCGCTCCGAGCTGGGGCACTTTCTCCGGACCCGCCGGGCGCGGCTGCGGCCGTCCGATGTGGGGCTGCCCGAGGGCGCGCGGCGGCGCACGCCGGGGCTGCGGCGCGAGGAGGTCGCGCAGCTCGCCGACGTGGGGGTGAGCTGGTACACGTGGCTCGAGCAGGGGCGCGACATCCATGTGTCCGAGCCGTTCCTCGAGCGGCTGGCGCAGGCGCTGCGGCTGACTCCGAGCGAGCGAGCGCACCTGTTTGCGCTCGCCCAGGGACGGCCGGCGGCGAGCCCGCTGATCGCCCCGGCCGGCGTGAGCGAGGCGCTGCAGCGGGTGCTCGACGTGCACCCGTTCCCGGCGCTCGTGGCCACGATGCGCTGGGATTACCTCGCCTGGAACACGGCCGCGGTGAGGCTCTACGGCGATTTCTCGAAGCTCACCCCCGCGCTCCGCAACGGGCTCTGGAGACTGTTCGCCGACCCGGACAGGCGTCGCATGATACCCGCCTGGGAGCAGATCGCGCGAGCCAGCGTGCAGCGCTTTCGCCTCGACGCGGCGCGCTCGGCCGACCGCTCGGCATTCGACGAGCTGGCGGCCGCGCTGTCGCGGGTGAGCCCCGAGTTCGCCCGCTGGTGGGGCGACCACGACGTGGTCGAGGTGGGCGAGGGATCGAAGGAGCTGATCCATTCGGACGTGGGGCTCGTGCGCTTCGAGTACGTGACGCTCACGCAGGCGGAGCCCGACGGGCGCGTGCTTCGTGTCACGTTCTACTCACCGCAGGCCGGCGACAGCGAGGAGCGCACGAGGCGACTCTTCGGGGCCGATCACACGGAGGTCCGCGAGGACCGCGGGCTAAAGAAGCCCTAA
- a CDS encoding aldo/keto reductase yields the protein MRYRLFGRTGLYVSELCFGAMTFGGKGFYEPIGKTAQAEADELVSISLESGINFFDTADVYSDGDSEKILGKALGARRKDVVLATKVRGKVGTGPNQQGLSRAHIMSAIEGSLKRLGTDWVDLYQIHGFDPVTPFDETLRALDDLVRSGKVRYVGCSNLAAWQLAKANGIAARHGWARFESLQAHYTIATRDLERELVPLLNDAQMGLMVWSPLSGGLLSGKYGRDGKGPDGSRRASFDFPPVNKDRAFDCIDAMRKIGDAKGASVACVALAWLLAKPHVSAIIIGAKNEEQLRDNLKASDFVLDPAEIAELDKVSALPAEYPGWMIEFLRNQGRAPKNAR from the coding sequence ATGCGTTATAGACTGTTCGGCCGCACTGGCCTTTACGTCTCGGAACTCTGTTTCGGAGCGATGACATTCGGCGGGAAGGGCTTCTATGAGCCCATTGGTAAGACGGCCCAGGCCGAGGCCGACGAGCTCGTGTCAATCTCGCTCGAGAGCGGCATCAATTTTTTCGACACCGCTGACGTCTACTCCGATGGCGATTCCGAGAAGATCCTCGGCAAGGCCCTCGGCGCGCGCCGCAAAGACGTCGTGCTCGCCACGAAGGTGCGCGGCAAGGTCGGCACTGGTCCGAACCAGCAGGGCCTCTCCCGCGCTCACATCATGAGCGCCATCGAGGGCAGCCTGAAGCGCCTCGGGACCGACTGGGTCGATCTCTACCAGATTCACGGCTTCGACCCGGTGACCCCCTTCGACGAGACGCTGCGCGCCCTCGACGACCTTGTCCGTTCTGGCAAGGTGCGTTACGTCGGCTGCTCGAATCTCGCAGCATGGCAGCTCGCCAAGGCCAACGGCATCGCGGCGCGCCATGGTTGGGCTCGCTTCGAGTCATTGCAAGCCCACTACACGATCGCCACCCGCGATCTCGAACGCGAACTCGTGCCTCTACTGAACGACGCGCAGATGGGGCTCATGGTATGGAGCCCGCTCTCCGGGGGCCTGCTGTCCGGAAAGTATGGTCGTGACGGCAAAGGCCCTGACGGCTCGCGCCGAGCCAGCTTCGACTTCCCGCCCGTCAACAAGGACCGCGCCTTCGACTGCATCGACGCGATGCGGAAGATTGGCGACGCCAAGGGCGCGAGCGTCGCATGCGTCGCGCTTGCGTGGCTGCTCGCAAAGCCCCACGTCTCTGCGATCATTATCGGCGCGAAGAACGAGGAGCAGCTCAGGGACAACCTGAAGGCGAGCGACTTCGTGCTCGACCCCGCCGAGATCGCCGAGCTCGACAAGGTGAGCGCACTGCCCGCCGAATACCCGGGCTGGATGATCGAGTTCCTACGCAACCAAGGCAGAGCGCCGAAGAACGCTCGCTAA
- a CDS encoding ArsR/SmtB family transcription factor: MVQCSSARLDASFAALSDATRRGVLEQLGRADASITDLAEKFHMTLTGMKKHVGVLERAGLVTTEKVGRVRTCKLGPRRLDEETAWIERYRQLWAARFDELDKVIEELKRKENVDGRK; this comes from the coding sequence ATGGTTCAGTGTTCGAGTGCCCGCCTCGATGCTTCCTTCGCCGCGCTTTCCGACGCGACCCGGCGCGGCGTTCTGGAGCAGCTCGGACGAGCCGACGCTTCGATCACGGACCTCGCCGAGAAGTTTCACATGACCCTCACGGGCATGAAGAAGCACGTCGGCGTCCTCGAGCGGGCCGGGCTCGTCACCACCGAGAAGGTCGGCCGCGTGCGTACCTGCAAGCTCGGCCCGCGCCGGCTCGACGAAGAGACGGCGTGGATCGAGAGATATCGCCAGCTCTGGGCCGCACGCTTCGACGAGCTGGACAAGGTCATCGAGGAGCTGAAACGAAAGGAGAACGTTGATGGACGCAAGTAA
- a CDS encoding aldo/keto reductase, with product MQKRKLGQLEVSALGLGCMGMSFFYGPPKDTADMTKLLRAAVDRGVTFFDTAEVYGPFLNEELVGAALAPVRDQVVIATKFGIKHGENGPSPLSGVDSRPEQIRRVTDASLKRLRTDRIDLLYQHRVDPEVPIEDVAGTVKGLIAEGKVKHFGLSEAGAATIRRAHAVHPVTALQSEYSLWTREHEAEIIPTLEELGIGLVPYSPLGKGFLTGKMDASTPLADDDLRRLLPRFSQDAMAANQALVSLLQQIADDKRATPAQIALAWVLAQKPWFVPIPGTTKLHRLEENLGALDVELTQGDLQRIEEASAKIRIQGARVPERLQAQFGR from the coding sequence ATGCAAAAGCGAAAGCTTGGACAGCTCGAAGTCTCCGCCCTCGGCCTCGGCTGCATGGGTATGAGCTTCTTCTACGGTCCGCCCAAGGACACGGCCGATATGACGAAGTTGTTGCGCGCGGCGGTTGACCGCGGCGTAACGTTCTTCGACACCGCAGAAGTCTACGGGCCTTTTCTCAACGAGGAGTTGGTCGGTGCGGCACTTGCGCCAGTGCGCGACCAGGTGGTGATCGCCACCAAGTTCGGCATCAAGCACGGCGAGAACGGGCCGAGCCCGCTGTCGGGGGTTGACAGCCGGCCCGAGCAGATACGTCGAGTGACGGACGCATCTCTGAAGCGTCTGCGGACCGACAGAATCGACCTGCTCTACCAGCATCGTGTCGACCCAGAGGTGCCCATCGAGGACGTAGCCGGCACCGTGAAGGGCCTGATCGCCGAAGGGAAGGTCAAGCACTTTGGCCTATCGGAGGCCGGCGCGGCGACGATCCGCCGCGCGCACGCCGTGCATCCCGTGACGGCGTTGCAGAGCGAATACTCGCTCTGGACGCGAGAGCATGAGGCCGAGATCATTCCGACGCTAGAAGAGCTGGGCATCGGGCTGGTGCCCTACAGCCCCCTTGGGAAAGGCTTTCTGACCGGCAAGATGGACGCCAGCACGCCGTTGGCCGACGACGACCTCCGCCGGCTATTGCCGCGCTTCTCCCAGGACGCGATGGCGGCGAACCAAGCGCTAGTCAGCCTGCTCCAGCAAATCGCCGACGACAAGCGAGCCACGCCGGCCCAGATTGCTCTCGCCTGGGTGCTGGCCCAGAAGCCTTGGTTCGTTCCAATCCCTGGCACTACGAAGTTGCACCGGTTGGAAGAGAACTTGGGCGCGCTCGACGTCGAGCTGACGCAGGGCGACTTGCAGCGCATCGAGGAGGCCTCAGCTAAAATTCGTATTCAGGGCGCGCGCGTGCCCGAACGGCTCCAGGCTCAGTTTGGACGATAA
- a CDS encoding SRPBCC family protein, whose translation MDASKESEPKLTSHRTTVEPKSDREIVVTRTFDAPARIVFQAWTTPELFRRWWIPKSMPVPLLSYEADIRTGGSYRLVFGHDAAQPMAFFGTYLEVTPHSRIVWTNDEAGDDGAVTTVTLEEKGGKTLQVLHELYRSKQARDAALASGAYSGMGETFEQLDELLVTLGTTARSS comes from the coding sequence ATGGACGCAAGTAAAGAGAGTGAGCCCAAATTGACGAGTCATCGCACGACGGTGGAACCTAAGTCCGATCGCGAGATCGTCGTCACACGGACCTTCGATGCCCCGGCGCGCATCGTGTTCCAGGCGTGGACCACGCCGGAACTGTTCAGGAGGTGGTGGATACCGAAGTCGATGCCCGTGCCTCTACTTTCCTACGAAGCGGATATTCGCACCGGCGGCAGCTACCGCCTGGTCTTTGGTCACGATGCCGCGCAGCCGATGGCGTTCTTCGGCACGTACCTCGAAGTGACACCGCATTCGCGCATCGTGTGGACGAACGACGAAGCGGGCGACGATGGCGCCGTCACGACCGTGACCCTCGAGGAAAAAGGCGGCAAGACGCTGCAGGTGCTGCACGAGCTCTATCGATCGAAGCAAGCGCGCGACGCCGCCCTGGCCTCGGGCGCGTACAGCGGGATGGGCGAGACGTTCGAGCAGCTCGATGAGCTTCTCGTCACGCTTGGTACGACGGCGCGATCGTCCTGA
- a CDS encoding dihydrofolate reductase family protein, with the protein MGLLTFGINVTLDGCCDHTAGIADDELHDYFTGLMDDAGAMLWGRTTYEMMESAWPAIARDEKAPRAMREWALKLDAKPKYVVSTTRRDYSWENTIHVQGDLREAVQRIKEKTPAGVLVGSLKLGAELQHLDLIDEYRLVVHPILAGHGPRLFDGLAESRQLERVSVKTFKGGQTAMHFRRRAG; encoded by the coding sequence ATGGGCCTCCTGACCTTCGGGATCAACGTCACGCTGGACGGTTGCTGCGATCACACCGCGGGCATCGCCGACGACGAGCTGCACGACTACTTCACCGGCCTCATGGACGACGCGGGCGCGATGCTGTGGGGCCGCACGACGTACGAGATGATGGAGAGCGCCTGGCCGGCCATCGCCCGCGACGAGAAGGCGCCGCGCGCCATGCGCGAGTGGGCGCTCAAGCTCGATGCCAAGCCGAAGTACGTGGTCTCGACGACGCGCCGCGACTACTCGTGGGAGAACACGATCCACGTGCAGGGCGACCTGCGCGAGGCGGTGCAGCGGATCAAGGAGAAGACGCCCGCCGGCGTGCTGGTCGGCAGCTTGAAGCTGGGCGCCGAGCTGCAGCACCTGGATCTCATCGACGAGTACCGCCTCGTCGTCCATCCCATCCTCGCCGGTCATGGGCCGAGGCTGTTCGACGGGCTCGCGGAGTCGCGGCAGCTCGAGCGCGTGTCGGTAAAGACCTTCAAGGGCGGGCAGACGGCGATGCACTTCCGCCGGCGGGCCGGCTAG